Part of the Cyprinus carpio isolate SPL01 chromosome A1, ASM1834038v1, whole genome shotgun sequence genome is shown below.
ATTACTCTGAGATAATGACAACATCACTGCATTACTTTGAGATAATGACATCACTGCATCAAACTATGAGATAATGACATCACTGCATTACTTAATGAGATAATGACAACGTCACTGCATCAATCTATGAGATAAGGACAACATCACTGCATTACTTTGAGATAATGATAACATCACTGCATCAAACTATGAGATAATAACATCACTGCATTACTGTATGAGATAACATCACTGCATTACTTTGAGATAATGATAACATCACTGCATCAAACTATGAGATAATAACTTCACTCCGTCAATCTATGAGATAATAACATTACTGCATTACTTTGAGATAATGATAACATCACTGCATCAAACTATGAGATAATAACTTCACTTCGTCAATCTATGAGATAATAACATTACTGCATTACTTTGAGATAATTATAACATCACTGCATCAAACTATGAGATAATGACAACATCACTGCATTACTTTGAGATAATGATAACATCACTGCATCAACCAATGAGACAATGACATCACTGCATCAATCTATGAGATAATTACATCACTGCATTACTCTGTGAGATAATGACATCACTGCATCAATCTGTGAGATAATGGCACTACATAATTGTATGAGCTAATGATGATGGCATCACTGCTTTACTCTTTGAGCTCAAAGTAATGCAGTGATGACCAAATGATGTCATTGCACTACACTGCAAAAATGTCTAATACCACCTGTCACTGAATAGCAAGTAGGATCATAACTGTGATATAACTGAATGGCTAATTTCCTGTTCAAATTTCTGGTTTCACTGGTCAAGCCATTTTCATGCATTGTTTAACATCTAACAGCCCAAGGAAACTGAATTTATGATTCGATCAGAATGCAGCTTGCTGTAATCCCCTCTCCTTCTGCCGTAGTTCCATAACCTTCAGGAGTTGAGACACAGTGCATCTCTGGCCAATAAGGTCTTCATTCAGAGAGACTACACGGATGGCACCGTCTGCAAGTTCCAGACCAAGTTCCCCTCCGAGTTAGACAGCAGggtaagtgtgcgtgtgtgtgtgtgtgtgtgtgtgtgtgtgtgagacagaacaAAAGAGACGCAATGCAAGTAAAAAGGAGAGGACAGAGAAAAAGGCTCTTCACTCAGAGAAACTCTCTTCAGCGAAAGCACTGCTGAGTGCGCAactccacacaacacacacataatgaGCTGCTAATAGAGCTGTTTAAAGGTCTAAGATCATGTTACAGACAGCCAGTAAAGGCTCTCTGAGGAAATGAGTTCAACATGTAGAGATTTCCATGTCATTCTCACATTTTGATGCAATCAAGTTTTATCATGTGATGTCCAGCCAAATACTGATGTCTTTACAATGTCAGTTGGTTTTCAATTCAAACCCAGTAGTTTCTGCCATACCATATAATGTCCTTGTGTGAACTCCCTggtgctctctgattggctgactcGTCTTGTCCTTGCACCTGGTTGGTCAGATTGAGAGGACACTATTTGAGGACACGGTGAAGACGCTGAATAATTACTATGCAGAGGCGGAGAAGATCGGGGGCCAGTCCTACCTCGAGGGATGTCTGGCCTGCCTCACAGTTTACCTCATATTCCTGTGCATCGAGACACGCTATGAGAAGGTATGTTATCAGTTTCAGATAAACCCACCCTGAAAATGgcaggtaaaaataaaacatactatcATGGGTCGCTTTATGTGTTGGTCAAACTATGGCGAATAAAAATGATGCTGCTGGTGAAaagtatgcatatgtgtgtgcgtgcaggtGCTGAAGAAGATCTCGCGGTACATTCAGGAACAGAATGAGAAGGTCTACGCTCCTCGAGGTCTCCTCATCACAGACCCCATAGAGAGAGGCATGAGAGTCGTATCCTTACAGAGTCTGCAAACTACTGTGTGTGTACGTGAGCAAATGGTCAGAGGAAGCTGCTGGTTCTTCAGAAACAGTTGTTAGTCCACCTTAGGATATTTCATGAACTCTTTTATTATGTCTTCATTTTGTGTGAAGTTTGCCGTTAATGGAACCCTAAAGACAAGATTGTGATCAAAATGTGGGATTTAgccaaatattgtttttgacgtatatattattattattttttttttactttagattaCTTTAACAGATTATGTTGAATGACAAATAAGCttaatatagttttattgtattcttcttcttcataattaaagataaatatatttaagatgtattttttaaacatatatattacaatgcattaaatgtaaattcaacaGATTATGTTAAATATCAAATAagataaatattgtttttgtaattaaatttatttcttgataacactatatatttataatttcataattttattatattatattaatatttatttttataataaatgtataatatatatttatataatgtataataaattattttataataatgtttttttttcccacaattgAATATAGATTAATCAGATTATGATGAATGTCAAATAACCTAAATATAGTTTTCatcattaaattaagatattattataatatttaatctttttattgttttattttattattttattttatttatttttttgtaatacataGAATAGCAATTCAAAAGATTATGTTGAAagtcaaattatgtttttttatggttttaattgtttaaaaagtcAAGAAGGCCAAGACTTCTAATGTGGGACAGATCAAAATCACCATTTTAAGGGTCAAACAGACATTTGATGCGTTTAAAACCAGCTATTTTTCATGTTATGTTAATTTAATGTGAGAAAATAGTtcattattaatagtaattaatagtaataataattagtcAGATTTGTGCCTTTATTGCTTTATAACAGTAACCAGGATTATtatctttaactaaaactaaaacattacttcaaataaaatagccatcaactgaaataaaacataataaacttAGTAAacctataataaatatttataataatttttagaaaaatatttatagtaaCTGATTAGAATACCAGAaacaacaaaatttctaaaaattttttttaaatctgaatgaaaacaaaatgtaaaaataaaatctaattcaaaatattaacaaaaactataatatcagtgatattaaaataacactaaatttgACATTCAGTTTAATCATAATCATGGCAAGTATTCTAGTAAGAGCATGTATGTGTAAAGTTATTTCTTTAGTTTGTGCAAGTAAGGTTGTGTGATGCTGTGATGTTGCTCTCTTAACCCACCTGTGTTAGATTGAGATCAGTGTGTACGAGGATCGTGGCTCCAGCGGTTCAAGCTCAGGAAGCAGCACAACCAGCAGCAGCGGACgatgattcacacacacacacacacacacacacacacacacacacacacacacacacacgcctgagCGACCGCTCAGCATcgccaaacacaaacacacctgacATGCACTGCCTCCACGAGACACATCAGCTGTTCAATCAGCAGCGCGTCATTAGCTCAGTCATTACCGCCAGCCTCTGGCAGATGTTTCACATCCTCGAGTCACTCGCTCGCTGTAGCATTCTGGGTAAAGCGCACATGAGCTTCTGTCACTGTAATATGCAATCTCACTCACAAACGCCTGTGATGTAGCTGCCGAACGGCACACAACAGTCTTCCATCTTCATCATTTATCACCCCTTTGCTTTGAGTATTTGATGAGCACTTTTACTCTAACTATTACACAGAAGTCAGATTTTAGAATACGTAGATGTCAAAGACTGAAATCTAACACCAGATATTTTATACATTCCCTAGACACTGCCATCTTATTCCACGGGTACGATTTATGactttattgtgttgtgttttatttcatagTGTGCTAATCGCTCATGCTTTGTACTCATAACTCCACGTCAGAGCAGAAACGAGTCCTCAAGAGCCAGAGCTTCCTCACATGGTCCTTCATCATGAGCTTCCATTTCTTACTGAGAACCTTTGGCCCCTGTTTATGCAAAGATCAAGTGTAAAAGAAGCTGAGAGCGCTTTTCTGTTGTGtagcaaaataaatgaacaatggTGGCCAAATGCATGAGTTCtggcttttttaatttaaaccaaaTTTTATTTAAACGTATTTTTGCACAGGGTTTTATTTAGGCATTTTCCACTTGACTTGAAAAGCTTTTAGGAAATTAAGGATATTATTTAGATATcaatataatattctttttttttttaataaaataaaatactttttcaatttaattaaaacatttttcacaacaAATTCAACGGATTATTGTTAAGAATATTGTTATGTAAGATattaatgtaatatgtaattttttataatattgttgaCAGTAAATTGAATATCAACTATGCATAGGATTTAAtgaattaagattttattaagaCTTTCATTGCAATAAAGCTACACATTTCAGCTCAAATGATTATTTCCATAAAAGAAGAACAAGACTAAAAATTAGGaatgattatataaataatcTTTCTGGCATAGATGTAGTCATGTAAAGTGTcaaaaaagtgggaaaaaaaagttagCATGACATTATCAGGAGTTCGTCTAGTTAAACCCTTGTAACTACAAAGGCACATTTCTAGTCTATTTTTAACtacaatgttaaaaaatgatttttcgaaattgaaaaaataaaaaaaaataaaaaagtatttagtaCTGGAGTACGTTTAACAAGAAAAGATCAATTCAGTATTTCAACATCAATATTTCACGTTTaaatcaatgtgttacttgctgtttctttgtaattattagtgaactttacaagcaatttctgagtggaaATTGTTTCAACATTCATTGCCTTTTTTTCCTCATTTCCTAAATTAGGTATCATTCGAAACCTCTAAATGCAATGCTCAAAATTCCTCCTGTGAAAAGTGTATAATTTTCCACAATTACAGTGGAAATTGAACTTTAAACCCTTATAGCAGTGGTGTCATGTTTCATATTTGACTAAATTTACTGTTCACTATTTTATAGTCACCCGGTGGCGATATTTGATGTAGCGCCTAAACAAAACTCACAAGAACCtacatttttgtgatatcaacttcaaatttggaacacaactttgTTAGACATATGGGTTTGATTTAAGAGtccaaattattttgtattatatattttgttaagtGCAGTGCATTTGCTTTACAGTAAACTTATTTACCGAAGTGCtttcacttcagcaataatctgaaaaaatgttagcctgaatgcactgtaagttgctttggataaaagtgtctgctaaatgcataaatgtaagtgtAGTAAGAATCACACTCACAGACTGCACAATCCCTCACAATTGCTTTATTTGTATTGCACACAATTCCAATTTTAAGTAAACAAGTTctaaaagaccccccccccccagaaaataAAAGGTGTATGATGTAAAGATTTATACAAATGTAAAGATTGTTTGATGTAAAGATTTAGTTAGTGCTGACTATCATTTTTTCCCAACAGTACAAGTGTTCAGTTTGAACAGCATTACAGTGAAGCTGAAGACTGCAGGTTCTGCATCTGTGGTTGAGTTTGTTGAATGAGTGCCTCAGTGTCAGACATCTGACAGCACAGCTCTGATTTAATGAGATGA
Proteins encoded:
- the LOC109057017 gene encoding golgin subfamily A member 7B-like isoform X2, with product MATEFHNLQELRHSASLANKVFIQRDYTDGTVCKFQTKFPSELDSRIERTLFEDTVKTLNNYYAEAEKIGGQSYLEGCLACLTVYLIFLCIETRYEKVLKKISRYIQEQNEKVYAPRGLLITDPIERGMRVIEISVYEDRGSSGSSSGSSTTSSSGR
- the LOC109057017 gene encoding golgin subfamily A member 7B-like isoform X1; this encodes MSSAPRTATERTKLPYCHESFHNLQELRHSASLANKVFIQRDYTDGTVCKFQTKFPSELDSRIERTLFEDTVKTLNNYYAEAEKIGGQSYLEGCLACLTVYLIFLCIETRYEKVLKKISRYIQEQNEKVYAPRGLLITDPIERGMRVIEISVYEDRGSSGSSSGSSTTSSSGR